One Methylorubrum extorquens genomic window, ACGGTTGTCCGGGTGGGGCGGGTGGACGGGGTCGTCGTGCAGGGGGCTGCACAGGAGTTGGGTGGCGCGTTGCGTAAGGTCGCCGACATCGCGATCACGGTCTCCGTGGCCGCACTGCTGACGGCAGCCTACGGGCTCGCCGCGCCGCGCGCCCATGCCCAGGCCGGACTGGAGAAGCTCGCCGGCGCCAAGCCCGGCGAGAAGGGCCAGCGCCTGCTCGTCGAGGCCGACGAACTGATCTACGACAACGACCGCAACACCGTGACCGCGCGCGGCAATGCCGAGCTGCATTACGGCGCGCGCACGCTCCAGGCCGACCGGGTGCGCTACGACCGCGGCACGAGCCGCGTCTTCGCCGAGGGCAATGTCCGCCTCACCGACGAGACCGGGGCGCTGGTCACCGGTGAGCGGATGGAGCTGACCGACGACTTCAAGAACGGCTTCGTCGAGGCCCTGCGCATCCAGCAGACCGTCGTGATGAAGGGCGAGACGGTGCGCACCCGCATCTCCGCCCCGCGGGCGGAGCGGATCGCGGGCGAGCAATCGAGCTTCGACTACGCGACCTACACCGCCTGCGAGCCGTGCAAGGACCATCCGGAGACGCCGCCGCTCTGGCAGATCAAGGCGGCCAAGATCATCCACAACAATGAGACCCACACGATCTCCTACGAGGATTCGAGCCTCGAGATCGGTGGGATCCCGGTCGCCTACCTGCCCTATTTCGAGTCCGCCGACCCGACGGTGAAGCGCAAGACCGGCTTCCTGACGCCGCGCTTCATCACCTCGACCCCGCTCGGCAGCGGCGTCGCGACCCCGTACTTCATCAATCTCGACCCGAGCTACGACCTGACGCTGACGCCGGCCTTCGTCTCGCGCCAGGGCGTGCTGGGCCAGGCCGAGTTCCGCCAGCGCCTCGACAACGGCAGCTACAACCTGCGCCTGTCGGGCATCTTCCAATCGACGCCCTCGGCCTTCCTGCCGGGGCCGCTCGGTGCCGCCGACCGCGAGTTCCGCGGCTCGGTCGAGACGCGCGGGCGCTTCTTCATCAACGAGCACTGGCGCACGGGCTGGGATCTCGTCGGCGTGACCGACAAGTGGTTCCTCGACAACTACCGCATCCGCAACCAGAGCATCACCACCGACTATTTCCGCGAGGCGGTCTCGTCCGCCTACCTGATCGGCCAGGGCGACCGCTCGTGGTTCGAGGCGCGCGGCTACTACTTTAAGGCCCTGTCGAGCTTCGACTGGCAGAAGGAGCAGCCGATCGTCCTGCCGGTGATCGACTACGACAAGCGCATCGACGGGCCGGGCAAGATCGGCGGCGAGGTGCGGTTCGAGGCCAACGTCACGAGCCTCAGCCGCGAGGCGACCGACTTCCAGGGCATCCCGCGCACCGGCAGCTACCTGTTCGCCCCGAGCGTCAACGGGATCAGCTACCCGCTCTACGAGACCTGCACCACCTTCGTGCGCGACCGCTGCATCGTGCGCGGTTTGGGCGGCGTCGACACGCGGCTCTCGGCCCAGGTCTCCTGGCGCCGCAGCTTCATCGACGATTTCGGCCAAGTCTTCACGCCGTTCACCTATCTGCGCACCGACGCCTTCTTCGTGAACCCGAGCCGCTCGGGCTTCCAAAACGCGCTGGTGAACAACATCACCACCGTCGATGACGGCTTCTCCGGCCGGATCATGCCGGCGATCGGCCTCGACTACCGCTATCCCTTCGTCGCCGATTTCGGCGGGCTCGGCGTCCACACCCTGGAGCCGATCGCCCAGGTGATCGCCCGGCCCTCCGAGACCCGGATCGGCCGCCTGCCCAACGAGGATGCGCAGAGCCTCGTCTTCGACGACACCTCGCTGTTCCAGTGGGACAAGTTCTCCGGCTACGACCGGGTCGAGGGCGGCGTGCGGGCCAATCTCGGCGCGCAATACTCCGTCGTGACCCCGTCGGGCTGGTACGCCAACCTGATGTTCGGCGAGTCGATCCAGGTCGCGGGCGTGAACTCGTTCCGCCGCGGGGATCTGGCCAATGTCGGCCTCGATTCCGGCCTGGAGAACCGCCGCTCGGATTTCGTGGGCCGCTTCCAGCTCTCGCCCAACCAGAACATCAGCTTCATCAGCCGCGCCCGCTTCGACCAGCGCGACTTTGCCGTGAACCGGTTCGAGACCGGCGTGACCGCGCGGTTCTCGCCGTTCCTGCCGCTCGAGACCTCGCTGTTCTACTCCTACTACGAGGCGCAGCCGGCGCTCGGCTTCGTTCACCGCCGCGAGGGCGTGACGGCCTCGGCCACCTACCGCATCACCCCGAACTGGTTCGTCACCGGTTCGGCGCTCGTCGACTTCACCCGCTACCTCGACACCCGCGACACCTTCGCCGACCTCTACACCGCCTACCTCGCCAACCCCGTCGGCCTCGCGCCGGTCTACAGCAGCCCCGGCCTGACCTACCTCTCCGGCCTGAGCCTCGGCGGCGGCTATCAGGACGAGTGCACCACGGTCTCGCTGAACTACATCGTCTCGCCCATCGCCACCGCGATCGGCGTGCGCGAGCGCAACCAGACCGTGCTGCTGCGCCTGGAGCTGAAGACGCTGGGCGAGGCGGACCTGCGCCAGAACGTCAGCAGCTCGACCACCGCCGACGGCATCGCCTCGGTGCGCTGAGATGGTCGTCTGCGCCGGAATGCAACGATGCTGAAGGGGGCGGCCGATTCGCTGATCCGCGCCTATGGCGCCCTGGCCACGCTCCCGTTCAGGTTCCGCCGAGACCGCATCGCCCCGCCGAAGGACCTGGCGCACGGCGCCTGGATCGACATCCTGTCGGAGCGCTTCGACAAGCCGGGCCTGCGCGTACTCGAGGTGGGTTCGCGCAACGTCACCGGCGCCAACTTCCGCCACCGCTTTGCCCAGGCGGAGTATGTCGGCTTCGATCTCTACGCGGGCGAGAACGTCGATGTGGTCGGCGATGCCCACCGGCTTTCCCACTATTTCGGGGAAGACGAGCGCTTCGACCTGATCTTCTCCTCGGCGGTGTTCGAGCATCTCGCCGCGCCCTGGGTGGCGGCGGTCGAGATCGCCAAGCTCCTGAAGGTCGGCGGCCACGTCTTCGTCGAGACGCACTTCTCGTTTCGCTCGCATGAGCGGCCGTGGAACTTCTTCCAGTTCTCGGACATGGGCCTGCGCGCCCTGTTCAACGACGCCCTCGGCTTCGAGCTGATCGACAAGGGCATGAGCAGCCCGATCGTCGGCTACTTCACCGACCGGGCGCGGCCGGGCCTGCGCTTCGCGCCGATCACCGAGATGTACGGCCACAGCGAAATCCTGTGCCGCAAGCGCGCCGAGCCGGCGGGCTTCGACTGGACCCGCATCCCCCTCGACGCCATCGTGGACGGCACGCGCTACCCGGCGCAGAGCCGGTAAGGCTGAAACGCTCGGGTTGGGGGTGCCGGCGGCATCGTCCCACGTATGGCCCGCAAAGGACATCGGGAGCGCAACGAACGGCGACGGGCGCGATGCGTTCGCTCGCCAATCCAACGCGGACACCCCGGCGGAGGGTTTCACGGACCCGCCGATCCCACGCCGCTGACGGATCCCAGCAAGACGACGCTCGCCTCGGCGCGCCCAGGACGCGGCTGCACCCTGTGCAGCCGCACCACGGCGAGGCCGGAAATCCTGTGATGGGGCGGGCTTCGGCCCGCTCCGCGCTTGACCCCGTCCCGCACGCCCCCGACGGTGGCGCGCAAAATCGGACGGGAACGGACATGGCCCTCCTTCAGCGGCTTCTCTCCTACGCTTCCTCGGCCTTCGGCCTGCCGGCCCCGGCCGAGACGGTGCCCGACGGCAGCGAGGAGCATCTCGCGGCGACCGCGCTCCTCGTCCACGTCGCCCGCGCCGACGGCGTGCTCGACCCGGCCGAGGGCGAGCGGCTGGTGCGGCTGGTGCGCCGCCGTTACGCGGCCAGCGACGCGGAGGCGCAGAGCCTGATCGAGCGCGCCGCCACCTTCGAGGCGCAGACCCGCGACATGACGAGCTTGGTCGAGCTGATCGGCAGCGACGGCAGCAGCCCGGAAGAGCGGGGGCGGTTGCTCGCCATGGCGTGGTCGGTGGCCGGCGCCGACGGCGAGGTGCACGAGTTCGAGGAGGCCCTGGTCTGGCGCCTCGGCAAGCTGCTCGGCTTCGACGAGCCGGCGATTACCGCCGCCCGCGACCGCGGCTTCCGCGAGCCCGCCGGTGCGTGATGGCCGATCCAGAGCAGAGCCCTGGAGAACCATCGGGGCGCTGGCCCGACACCCCGCCGAGGGGATGATCCCCTTGGGACTCCGGACCTTTCGATGATCGTCAGCCTGACCCTGATCCTGCTCGCCCAGCTTCTGGGCGAGGTGGCGGCCCGCGCCGCCGGCCTGCCGGTGCCGGGGCCGGTGATCGGCATGGCGCTGCTCCTCGGCTTCCTCGTGCTGCGCGACCGGACGCAGCCGGCCTCGACCCGCTGGCTGCCGCCGCCGCTGGTCGATGGCGGGCTGGAGGGCACCGCCAAGGGGCTGCTCGCCCACCTCTCGATCATGTTCGTGCCGGCGGGCGTCGGC contains:
- a CDS encoding class I SAM-dependent methyltransferase, producing MLKGAADSLIRAYGALATLPFRFRRDRIAPPKDLAHGAWIDILSERFDKPGLRVLEVGSRNVTGANFRHRFAQAEYVGFDLYAGENVDVVGDAHRLSHYFGEDERFDLIFSSAVFEHLAAPWVAAVEIAKLLKVGGHVFVETHFSFRSHERPWNFFQFSDMGLRALFNDALGFELIDKGMSSPIVGYFTDRARPGLRFAPITEMYGHSEILCRKRAEPAGFDWTRIPLDAIVDGTRYPAQSR
- a CDS encoding CidA/LrgA family protein, producing the protein MIVSLTLILLAQLLGEVAARAAGLPVPGPVIGMALLLGFLVLRDRTQPASTRWLPPPLVDGGLEGTAKGLLAHLSIMFVPAGVGIVGKLDVLASHGLALAAVLTLSVTLTLAATVLTFVAVSKLLDRR
- a CDS encoding LPS-assembly protein LptD; translation: MRKVADIAITVSVAALLTAAYGLAAPRAHAQAGLEKLAGAKPGEKGQRLLVEADELIYDNDRNTVTARGNAELHYGARTLQADRVRYDRGTSRVFAEGNVRLTDETGALVTGERMELTDDFKNGFVEALRIQQTVVMKGETVRTRISAPRAERIAGEQSSFDYATYTACEPCKDHPETPPLWQIKAAKIIHNNETHTISYEDSSLEIGGIPVAYLPYFESADPTVKRKTGFLTPRFITSTPLGSGVATPYFINLDPSYDLTLTPAFVSRQGVLGQAEFRQRLDNGSYNLRLSGIFQSTPSAFLPGPLGAADREFRGSVETRGRFFINEHWRTGWDLVGVTDKWFLDNYRIRNQSITTDYFREAVSSAYLIGQGDRSWFEARGYYFKALSSFDWQKEQPIVLPVIDYDKRIDGPGKIGGEVRFEANVTSLSREATDFQGIPRTGSYLFAPSVNGISYPLYETCTTFVRDRCIVRGLGGVDTRLSAQVSWRRSFIDDFGQVFTPFTYLRTDAFFVNPSRSGFQNALVNNITTVDDGFSGRIMPAIGLDYRYPFVADFGGLGVHTLEPIAQVIARPSETRIGRLPNEDAQSLVFDDTSLFQWDKFSGYDRVEGGVRANLGAQYSVVTPSGWYANLMFGESIQVAGVNSFRRGDLANVGLDSGLENRRSDFVGRFQLSPNQNISFISRARFDQRDFAVNRFETGVTARFSPFLPLETSLFYSYYEAQPALGFVHRREGVTASATYRITPNWFVTGSALVDFTRYLDTRDTFADLYTAYLANPVGLAPVYSSPGLTYLSGLSLGGGYQDECTTVSLNYIVSPIATAIGVRERNQTVLLRLELKTLGEADLRQNVSSSTTADGIASVR
- a CDS encoding TerB family tellurite resistance protein, whose translation is MALLQRLLSYASSAFGLPAPAETVPDGSEEHLAATALLVHVARADGVLDPAEGERLVRLVRRRYAASDAEAQSLIERAATFEAQTRDMTSLVELIGSDGSSPEERGRLLAMAWSVAGADGEVHEFEEALVWRLGKLLGFDEPAITAARDRGFREPAGA